One Rhodospirillales bacterium genomic window, GGAAGAAGATTGCGGCACGCCGGCGGCGCGCGCTTATTTCGCTTTGCAGTGCGCCTACATCTTCGCCGACAAGAACGCGGAATATTTGGCGAAGTTCGAGAAGCTGCTCGACGATTATCTCACTGCATGTCCGAGCGGAAAACCGATCGGCGAACAAATTCGCAGGGAAATCAAGGACGAAAAGCTTTACCGTGCCCTCAAGGCGGCGCAAAAACTGATCGCCCACGAAAGCGAAATTCTCAAATCGATGCAGCGAAAAGTGACGGAAATCGCGGAATCGCTTCCCGAGGAAAAGCCTTCTTCCGCCGAAACGGCGCCCGCCGAGACGCCTACGCCTCGGCGTTGAAGGAACTCGGCGTCGGCGGCGTCGCACTTTCCGCTTTGCCGGCCGCTTTGCCTTCATCCTTGCCGGCGGAGGGCGCGGCTTTGGCTTTCGCCGCTTCCTCGGCTTGAATCCGGGCTTGAAGAGATTCGAGTAGCCCAGTTGCGATGTTGCGGTTGATTTCGATCAGGATCGCAATCTTCTCGGCGGTCGGTTCGGCCATCGCCTGCACCGTGTGGGTATCGACGAAGTTGCACAGGCTCAGCATGTTTTGGCGGATTTCGACCGGGACCGGACTCTCATCCGCGCTCAGTTCCGACTGAAAGATGGTCCACAGGCGCCAATTCAAGCGCAGGGCATCGCGCACGGCCTTGCGCACGTCGGGGGATTCAAGCGGGCCGCTTTCAATGGCGACGGCCAAGCGCCGCGCCGCCTCGACCAGCGCCCAGGCTTCGGTGTAGGTGGGCGAGCCCGGAGCGGGAACGCGGGAATAGTTCCCGCCACTCTGAGGGTATCCTTTGACTTGCGGGGGCATCTTCGCTCCTGGGTAATTCCGATGATGAACGACTTCTGTCGCCGCGAGCGGGACGGCTTCTAAACCGCTCGGCCGGCTCGGATTGTGATCGTTGGCGTACCCCTCGTGAGCGGGTACGACCTTAGCTCTTCTTTGTTCGGATCGCAACATGGGGAAATCCCTTACGGACCCTCAGTAGCCGGAGGGCCGGTGTATTTCGCCGCTCAGAGGAAATTGACGAGCGTCAGTTCGCGTATCCGCGCGAGCGCTTGATAAGACGCTTCCAGGGTACGGGCGTCGTCGAGGATATTCATCATAACTTCGATGCGGTCGATGTTCTCGATTTTGTTCATCCGCGTCTCCAGGAAGCCTCGGAACGAGACATGGACCTCGTTGGTTTCCTTGAGGAGGACTTGCTTGTAGCCGATGCGTTGCGTAACCGCCTCGATGCTGCCGATCTCCTCGGTGCCGAACGGCGGCGTGCCGGTAACCGTGACGGAAAGGCTGCTGCGCACCAGATACAAGGCTTGGTTGACGCGGCTGGTATTTTGATCGAGTCCGCCTTCGCTGTTGAAGGCGCCTTGGGCGATCAGCCCCATGGCGCGAAACGCCTTTTCGAAAGCGGGATCGGCGGCGGTCAAATCCCAATCCATCTCGCGCTGCGTACTCGGGCGGTGCGACAGGTTGATGGCGTCGCCGCGGTAATAGGGTGTGGCGGCGATGGTGCCGGGTGCGGTCATGACCAGGAAATTGATGATGTCGGTGGCGTCGGTCACGGTCGCCGCCGGCAGATCCTCCTTGATGGTAAGGGTTCTGCCGTCGCTGGAAACGGAATCGATCGTATAGGTGTCGTTGTCGCCGTTGGTGCTGGAACTGCCGGTCAGCTTGACCTGCATGCCGGCTTTCAGGCTGCTGAAGGCGCCGGCGACGGTCGAGGCGATGGTGTCCTTGGTCGGTGCGGTGTTGTTGGTGAAGGTGATGGTGTTCGCGGCCGCGGCGAACTGGAAATAGGCCGATGGGCCGAACACGATGGTGGCGGCGTTGTCGGTCGTATTGGTGGTCGCGGCTATGTTTTCGGCGACGGTGATGACGTCGCCAGCGACGCTGACCACCGTGTAGGTGCCGTCGGTGGCGCCGGTACCGGTGATCTTGAACGTCGTTCCGGCCGTGGGCGCGGGTGAAA contains:
- a CDS encoding flagellum biosynthesis protein FlbT — protein: MPLLIDIKPGDKVIINGAVIENAGNSTKLFVHNQAAILRGKEVLSEEDCGTPAARAYFALQCAYIFADKNAEYLAKFEKLLDDYLTACPSGKPIGEQIRREIKDEKLYRALKAAQKLIAHESEILKSMQRKVTEIAESLPEEKPSSAETAPAETPTPRR